A stretch of Planctomicrobium piriforme DNA encodes these proteins:
- a CDS encoding PSD1 and planctomycete cytochrome C domain-containing protein, which translates to MNISINHCASLSLILLLLAASGQADDTARQEFFEQKIRPVLVESCYPCHAGTPDEVEGKLWLDSRAGWQRGGQSGTPIVPGKPEESLLVRAIRHADKDLAMPPEEKLSDAVIADFVIWIRQGAFDPRDQAATSPPRPIVREMSDRERWAFSRPVKPALPVVRDETWAKQPLDRFLLARLEAQQLLPADAATPEQLVRRLYWDLIGLPPSPEEVDRFLAAAQQDRQQAVVGLVNDLLSRPAYGEKWGRYWLDCVRYADLLDARNKGGEGDIVDAWRYRDWVVQAFNSDLSYNEFMRRQIAGDLLAQKQWNADNVIATGLYAIGNWGNGDSDKQKVYTDIVDDQIDVTGRAFLGLTLACARCHDHKFDPISTADYYSLAGFFFSSRILDKFAHPTQGEKLMRIDLVSPEDQKRRDELTAQIAAINAKLNEGLTPLSAKKENVSGKPELISWSQPGIDNPSLTVNRSDQPVAFSTVSLPAKSLSVHPGPEHSVTVVWRAPVDGEISISAQLSDADGNCGDGIDWAIRLKDQTLQSGTLANGASAGPIQLKCNVQASQLVRLTIAPRGDYVCDSTRIDLQISHAASDKTWKLSESVQCATFAEKPQEEAFAFFRGDGETLRDAGFDEAPLIAERNALTAKFPEVIKCQGLQDGGIPETRYAGFHDVPIHVRGDYRRLTSVQPRGFPKVFQADSPAMEGSGRLQLADWIAAENHPLTARVFVNRLWQHHFGRGIVTTANNFGALGTPPTHPELLDWLAVTFIEQGWSVKEMHRLICTSAAYQQSTLASRETLERDPDNLLFSRQQRRKLTAEELRDGLLCASGQLDLTLGGPSIADLNVLRRTLYLTTLRSDRASYQLLFDGADPTSVVEQRTDSIVAPQALWLMNHPFVLGQSRKLAERIQSLPNADNTARVQELFKRLYGRPARPEEAAVLAAFLEQQTDPAKGWETVCHVLLCANEFVFVD; encoded by the coding sequence ATGAACATCTCCATCAATCACTGCGCGTCATTGAGCCTGATCTTGTTGCTGCTTGCCGCATCGGGCCAGGCAGACGACACCGCGCGGCAAGAATTCTTCGAACAGAAGATTCGACCGGTGCTGGTGGAATCGTGTTATCCCTGCCATGCCGGGACCCCGGATGAGGTTGAAGGCAAGCTCTGGCTGGATTCACGAGCAGGTTGGCAACGCGGAGGACAATCCGGAACGCCGATTGTCCCAGGCAAGCCGGAAGAGAGCTTGCTCGTTCGAGCGATTCGGCATGCGGACAAAGACCTCGCGATGCCGCCGGAAGAGAAACTCTCCGATGCGGTCATCGCGGATTTCGTCATCTGGATTCGGCAAGGGGCGTTTGACCCCCGGGATCAGGCCGCGACCTCCCCTCCACGGCCTATTGTTCGAGAAATGAGCGATCGAGAACGCTGGGCTTTCTCAAGGCCAGTGAAACCGGCACTACCGGTAGTGCGTGATGAAACCTGGGCGAAGCAACCGCTTGATCGCTTCCTACTGGCGCGGCTTGAAGCCCAGCAGTTACTACCGGCAGATGCCGCCACGCCAGAGCAGCTGGTGCGTCGTCTGTATTGGGATCTCATTGGCCTGCCGCCGAGCCCTGAAGAGGTCGATCGCTTTCTCGCCGCCGCCCAACAAGACCGTCAACAGGCGGTCGTTGGTCTGGTGAATGACCTGTTGTCACGACCGGCGTATGGGGAGAAATGGGGCCGATACTGGCTCGACTGTGTTCGCTATGCCGATCTGCTTGACGCCAGAAATAAGGGGGGCGAAGGGGATATCGTCGATGCCTGGCGCTATCGGGACTGGGTCGTGCAGGCGTTCAATTCTGATCTCTCCTACAACGAATTCATGCGACGGCAAATCGCTGGTGACCTGCTGGCCCAAAAGCAGTGGAACGCAGACAACGTCATTGCCACCGGCCTGTATGCCATCGGCAACTGGGGCAACGGCGACAGCGACAAACAGAAGGTCTACACCGATATCGTTGACGACCAGATCGACGTCACCGGCCGTGCCTTTCTCGGATTGACGCTCGCCTGCGCCCGGTGCCACGACCACAAATTCGATCCCATCTCGACCGCCGACTACTACTCGCTGGCAGGGTTCTTCTTCAGCAGCCGCATTCTCGATAAGTTCGCTCACCCCACGCAGGGGGAGAAACTGATGCGGATCGATCTTGTCTCACCGGAGGACCAGAAACGTCGCGATGAACTGACGGCACAAATCGCCGCGATCAACGCCAAGCTGAACGAGGGGCTCACTCCGCTCTCCGCGAAAAAAGAGAACGTCTCCGGCAAGCCAGAATTGATCTCGTGGTCACAACCGGGCATCGATAATCCGTCATTGACGGTCAATCGCAGCGACCAGCCGGTCGCCTTCAGTACTGTTTCGCTGCCAGCAAAATCACTCAGTGTGCATCCCGGGCCGGAACATTCGGTGACAGTGGTCTGGCGTGCGCCGGTGGACGGAGAGATTTCGATCTCGGCACAGTTGAGCGACGCCGACGGCAACTGTGGAGACGGCATCGACTGGGCGATACGGCTCAAAGATCAAACATTGCAGTCGGGAACGCTCGCGAACGGAGCTTCGGCCGGCCCCATACAGCTCAAATGCAACGTGCAGGCATCACAGCTCGTGCGGCTGACGATTGCGCCTCGCGGGGACTATGTCTGCGATTCGACCCGAATCGATTTACAGATCAGCCATGCCGCCAGCGACAAGACCTGGAAACTGTCTGAGAGCGTGCAGTGTGCGACCTTTGCTGAGAAGCCCCAGGAAGAGGCATTCGCTTTCTTTCGCGGGGATGGAGAAACACTGCGCGACGCCGGATTCGATGAAGCGCCGCTCATTGCGGAACGGAATGCTCTGACGGCGAAGTTTCCCGAAGTGATCAAATGTCAGGGCCTGCAGGACGGCGGGATTCCAGAGACCCGATATGCCGGCTTTCACGACGTGCCGATTCACGTTCGCGGAGACTATCGCCGGCTGACGAGCGTGCAGCCGCGCGGGTTTCCCAAAGTCTTTCAGGCCGACAGTCCCGCGATGGAAGGGAGCGGGCGACTGCAACTGGCCGACTGGATTGCAGCGGAGAATCACCCTCTTACTGCCCGGGTCTTCGTCAACCGGCTCTGGCAGCATCATTTTGGTCGCGGCATCGTGACGACGGCCAATAACTTTGGCGCGCTGGGCACGCCGCCGACGCATCCGGAACTCCTCGACTGGCTGGCGGTGACCTTCATCGAGCAGGGCTGGAGCGTGAAGGAGATGCACCGGTTGATCTGTACCTCGGCAGCGTATCAGCAATCGACTCTCGCCAGTCGTGAGACGCTGGAACGCGATCCGGACAATCTCTTGTTCAGCCGCCAGCAGCGCCGGAAGCTGACTGCTGAAGAGCTGCGGGACGGCCTGCTCTGCGCCTCCGGTCAGCTCGATCTCACGCTGGGAGGACCCTCAATAGCCGATCTGAATGTTCTTCGTCGAACGCTTTATCTCACGACGCTGCGTTCGGATCGAGCGAGTTACCAACTGCTGTTCGACGGGGCGGATCCGACGAGCGTGGTCGAACAGCGAACCGACTCCATTGTCGCGCCGCAGGCGTTGTGGCTGATGAACCATCCGTTTGTGCTGGGGCAGTCGCGAAAACTGGCGGAGCGAATACAGTCGCTCCCCAATGCAGACAATACCGCCCGCGTTCAGGAACTCTTCAAACGGCTTTACGGCCGCCCTGCGCGGCCGGAAGAGGCTGCCGTGCTCGCCGCATTTCTGGAGCAGCAGACGGATCCCGCTAAAGGCTGGGAGACGGTGTGCCATGTGCTGCTGTGCGCGAACGAATTTGTGTTCGTGGACTAG